atAGAGAAACAAGAAAACCGAGAAGATCTCCAAAGAAGAAGCGAAAATTGCAGTGGAGGCTCTTGCTGGAATGGGTACTATTTATTACCATAATGACATGCTTAATCTGTTCCCTCACCTTAACTTCCTTAAAAAACAAGAGCATGTGGGGTTTGGTGGTCTGGAATTGGTGCTTGATGGTGATGGTGACTTTCAGCGGCCGGCTGGTTTCTGGTTGGGTGATCGGATTCTTTGTCTTCTTAATCGAGAGAAACTTCATGCTTAGAGAGAAAGTGTTGTACTTCGTTTACGGGCTGAGAAAGAGCATCCAAAACTGCGTTTGGTTGGGTCTTGTTTTGCTTGCATGGACGCTAATGTTCAACGCCAAAGTCCACAAGGAGAACAAAATGCTGGAGAAAGTTTTCCAGGCGCTGGTTGCTGTACTCGTTGCAGCAACAATTTGGCTTGTCAAGATTATCCTAGTGAAAATGATGGCCTCCTCATTCCACGTCGCAACCTACTTCGATCGGATGAAAGAAAGCGTTTTCCACCATTACATTTTGGAGGCTCTGTCGGGTCAGCCATTGATGGACGAATATCATGATCATCAAGATAACCGTCTCCGCCACCTGTCCAAGTCCATGCCAGGGAAGTGGAAGGAAGAGGGTACGgttaaaattactaattatcttaaaaatttaagagacgaatttaattgtttaatttatattgttattattattataacagGGAGTATATTCAAGTCGAAGAAGTTGGGGTCAAGgaaaatggatttggaaaagCTGAGGAAGCTGAGcatgcagaagaagaagatgtcGACGTGGAGCGTGAAGAGGCTAATAAACTACGTGAGGTCGACCAAATTGTCTACCATTTCAAACACTGTTGATGGTTTTGGGAAGGCGGAGTCGGAGATTAGCAGCGAGTGGGAGGCCAGGAGCTGCGCTCGAAGGATTTTCAAGAACGTTGCCAAACCGGGTGCCAAGTACTAATTCATCTGTATCTCTTAATTTAATTATGAGTTGCATGAAATTGAAATTATGCCTTAATAAATtctgaattatatatatatttagcttAATTCTTGACATTGGCGTTTATGTGTTGAGGGTTCTCGATTAATGAGAGTAGAGAAATGTGATAAAAGTGGGAgaataatcaattaaaaaattagcaTCATCTCATAATCAACTAAGTTGGACATTTCACAActtgttttttcttcataattaaTGTGTATTGATTATGGTTCACATTTAGAAATTtagaaattgtttttatttttatttgtttataatgttGAAATTTGCACTGCTAATTCCACGTTAAGGAAAACGTGAAAGCACTAAAACAACTTACGTTAAAGGCCTCTTAGGGTGAGCCGACGGGAGATATCATAGATACTTAAGTCAGTTAATAGCCTTGTCAAACTCGCTCCCAAATCTCAATGAGAAATGAACGTTTGATGATCATTTTTTCCATTAGTAAAAGCTAGGGGTTATTCCTTCTTCATATGATTCTGTCACATGTTGTCTTTCGACCGAATTAGGTATAGTTTGTCCATAAATAATATATGGTAACAAACTCTAAGTAAGAAATGTCTCCGATATTAACCCCTCTTCCATTTGGCATTAAATGCCAACCGCCCTGCAATAATTTAAGAAGTTACGAGAGACAAACGTGAAGGGTGATGATGATCATGATAAGTGGACTACAGAGTATTTCCACCACCACAAGCATCGGCTAAGAATTGTGCAGACCAGCTATTGTGGGTGGTCGCATGTACAGCACCAACATATATATCAGCTCTTTCTTTTGGGATATTATGGTGTAATAAGCACGTGGTACGGCTTTATCCCCGGCCACCCCCACTGATTTCAGTGGATGTATTGTAAGGTGTCCACTGGGTATCATCTGGCCAGATTAGATGGGTGCATGCAGGACCACCATTTTCACTCTCATGGGCATGCAGTTTATCCCACTACAACACGCACATTGCAATTGCATTGCAACAATATAAAAACGTGTTCATCTCATTAATCATAagcaggatatatatatatatatatatatatatatatattagtgccACTAATTCAATACCAGTCTCCTTGAGTTGGACGAGTTCAAGTTGTCCATGTCAACATTAATAAAACATGGAATCAAGTGTTTTAGGTTGAACACGTTAGCCCATATGCGTTGTCGGAATCTCAAAGGCCCAATCTTCCTTTTCCGCAACTTGTTCTAGATGACCCAAATCTCAAATCCCAATAATGTGATTGTTTTGAAGGTACATTGAAGAGGAAGATCTGATGAGATTTCTGATGAGGGTTGAGATTCATAccatttttcctctctttgAAGGAGCCCTTGAGACCGGAAGGATTTCCAAGTCTTCATTCAGGAATTGGGTGGTAAGTGATCAGAGCTTTTGaaagtaaatatataaataaaagaaaatggtgATATCGATCTAATGATGGATTTTGCTTGCAATTAATGAATCACTGCTAGGTTCGAgcatattttgaaagaaaagctCTGGCACATTCATTGAATGATACCAAGACAGCAGTGCAGCAGCTTCACAAGCTAGCAAGTTCAATCGTGATTGTGATAATATTTGTGGTGTTTCTGTTGGTGATGGAGTTGGCCAACAGCAAAGTTGTCTTGTTTGTAATAACCCAACTGGTTCTACTGGGTTTCGCATTTCAGAACACTTGCAAGACCATTTTCGAGTCCATCATCTTCGTCTTCATCATGCACCCTTTCGACATCGGAGACCGCTGCGTAGTCGAAGGTGTTCAGGTGATTGATTTAAGTTAActcaaccaaaaatatttttggtctACTCTAAAAAACTTCATCGTCTAATTctaccttttatatatatatacagatggTTGTGGAAGAGATGAACATTCTGACAACTGTTTTCCTTCGATACGACAATGAGAAAATTTACTACCCCAACTCAGTTTTGCTTACAAAGCCGATCAGTAACTTTTACAGAAGCCCGGAGATGGTTGATGGTATTGATTTTAGCATTGATGCCTCGACGTCAATGGAGGTTATTATTTCACTGAAAAAGGCCATACAAGCGTAAGTACTAAAAATTCCTTCCATTCTATTTCTctgtgtattatatatatatataaatgatggTGTTGAATGCATGGGATTGCAGATACTTAGAGAGCAAGCCAAATTACTGGAATCCAAAACACTCGGTGATCGTGAAAGAAATAGAGAATGTGAACAAACTGAAAATGTGCTTGGCTGTTCAACACACCATCAACCATCAGAACTATGGGGAACGAAACAATCGGGTGACAGAGCTTATATTGGAGCTCAAGAAGATGTTTGAGACACTTGATATTAAGTATCGTCTTCTTCCTCAGGAGGTCCATCTCAACAAAATCACCGACCATTGATCACAAAGCCAACGCCAGGATGTTTTACTTTATTTCTATCTTAAGACTAAAATAATGGAACATTTACTCATGGGGATAAATTCCCCATGGATCAAGAACTAATTTCTTGTATTTCGTACTCGTATTTTTGTGCCTTCAACCTTCCTGCTACGAAAAATTTAACTGAGCGTTGGGTTGGGTTTTACGTGGATATGTTTAATAAAGTCGTCTTCTTTCAACATAAAATGATCTTTGTTGAAAAACTTccagtaattttattttttttaaaaaataataataatttcaagtGAACGTTTGGCTCCTTTTCTTTCACCTTAATTGTCCTGGTCTGTTCTTTTTACGCATCTAGCAAAAAGATTTAAGAGAACCAAATCCAGGTCTATAATTCTGGGAAATAATCATGCATAACCTAAATAGAGTTGTCAATCAAAAGCACCAGCACTACtatgtaaaaaaacaaaacgagCCACAAACATAATATTCCAACAGGAGAGCATGTAACATAGCACAAGGACAGACCAATATCTCAAacataaagaaatgaaaaggacCGACATCCAAGGTTTGTGTTTCTAAAACATCAAGTAGCAGAAAACAACCGACACTGCAGGTGCaaacatattacatatatagTATTATGCATACGACATCAAAGAGCATGCCTCCTATTCATCCCACAACTTTCCTCGCATAAGTTCTGCCTTGCTGAATGTCTTTGGCAGGCCTGAGAAGCATGTCGCCAGATCCGGAATTCCATTTCACTCCAGCCTTCATGGGAGGGGGGCAAGGCTGCTGCCCCACATATTGCCTACGAGGACCAAGAGTCATGTTTGCCAACTTCTCAGTCGAATCCAAAACTCCACGGGTGGTCCTTCCATGATTCATAGAGACTGAAAACCAATGGTATTCAAAGTTAATTGTCACAGCATATTAGATAAACAGAAcaaaaatagtgaaaaaaaaataaaaaataataaagctataACACAATAGAGACAAGATACTTACTCGGGCTGTTCTTTCCCGGTGGCCGATATCTTGCTTGTTTGACAGAGCTCTTTAGAGATTGGTCATTCTTACTTGCATCcttcaaacaaaaatagaaacaaagGAGTTGGCAAAACTTCTCTTTTATGCTTATATTCCCATGTTAACTGCAACAATCTAACTCACTCACTAATCTTcgtataaatattaattatcaaGCATCTCAACTATCAACTGCAAAATTTAATTTCCAAGAAAAAATCACGCATCCTAGACAATCAACTTTCATGTGAACATAAAAGTTtctctctagagagagagagaaagagactaaAGCTCTGCAGGACAATGCCACATAAGCTAGTGCTGGTAGTTTGCATTAAATATAGAGACTAACTTTGCCCATGTAATTATTAACTAGGAAGTGCTTCCTA
This genomic interval from Corylus avellana chromosome ca3, CavTom2PMs-1.0 contains the following:
- the LOC132175925 gene encoding mechanosensitive ion channel protein 10-like; this encodes MQQQEMERSSNSDQVVLILDQQNPRAPSMAAELKDQTSADDQKVTQNPARTKTLRRLSFSKPKSRLAEFNHPPAYKIIPESGDMREPVLFEENPSSTDDDDNESWDEEEDDDDDGDRETRKPRRSPKKKRKLQWRLLLEWVLFITIMTCLICSLTLTSLKNKSMWGLVVWNWCLMVMVTFSGRLVSGWVIGFFVFLIERNFMLREKVLYFVYGLRKSIQNCVWLGLVLLAWTLMFNAKVHKENKMLEKVFQALVAVLVAATIWLVKIILVKMMASSFHVATYFDRMKESVFHHYILEALSGQPLMDEYHDHQDNRLRHLSKSMPGKWKEEGSIFKSKKLGSRKMDLEKLRKLSMQKKKMSTWSVKRLINYVRSTKLSTISNTVDGFGKAESEISSEWEARSCARRIFKNVAKPGAKYIEEEDLMRFLMRVEIHTIFPLFEGALETGRISKSSFRNWVVRAYFERKALAHSLNDTKTAVQQLHKLASSIVIVIIFVVFLLVMELANSKVVLFVITQLVLLGFAFQNTCKTIFESIIFVFIMHPFDIGDRCVVEGVQMVVEEMNILTTVFLRYDNEKIYYPNSVLLTKPISNFYRSPEMVDGIDFSIDASTSMEVIISLKKAIQAYLESKPNYWNPKHSVIVKEIENVNKLKMCLAVQHTINHQNYGERNNRVTELILELKKMFETLDIKYRLLPQEVHLNKITDH